DNA from Polaribacter sp. NJDZ03:
AAACAGTAAATTCGCATTCTTGAAAATAGCAATCGTCATATTAAATTGGAATGGTCAAAAACTGCTAGAACAGTTCTTACCATCGGTTATAAATTTTAGTTCTAAAGAAGCTGACATTTATATAGCAGATAATGCCTCTACAGATTCTTCTATTACTTATGTAAAAGAAAATTTCGCAACAGTTAAAATTATAGAAAATACTACAAACGGAGGCTATGCAAAAGGGTATAACGATGCTTTACAATCTATTGATGCCGATATTTACTGTCTTTTAAATTCTGATGTTGAGGTTACAGAAAATTGGTTAGATCCGATTAAAACTGTTTTTAAAAATGAAGAAAACACAGCTATTATTCAACCTAAATTATTAGATTTTAAAGACAAAACGAAGTTTGAATATGCAGGTGCTGCAGGTGGTTTTATAGATTTATATGGCTATCCTTATTGCAGAGGACGTATATTTAATCAATTAGAAAAAGATAACGGTCAATTTAATGATGAGGCTACTATTTTTTGGGCATCAGGTGCATGTTTATTTATTCGTTCTAAAGTTTTTCATCAACTAGGTGGTTTAGATGAAGATTATTTTGCGCATCAAGAAGAAATAGATTTATGCTGGAGAGCACAAAATAGAGGTTTCAAAATAAAATATGTGGGTACTTCTACAGTATACCATGTTGGCGGAGCTACTTTACAAGAAACGAATCCTCATAAAACATATTTAAATTTTAGAAATAGCTTACTGAATGTTGTAAAAAACGTTCCTAAAAGATGGTTTCTGTTCGTTCTTTTTTCTCGTTTAATTTTAGATGGAATTGCGGGTTTAAAATTTCTAATAGAATTAAAACCAACTCATACCTTAGCAATTGTTAAAGCTCATTTAAGTCTTTATAAAAATTTCTTTAAATTTTTAAAAAAGCGTAGAACTTTACAAAAAAAACAAGATTACAATTTACATACAAGTATTGTTTGGCAATACTTTGCGTTGGGTAGAAAAAAGTTTGACGAACTAAAGTAATTCATTTTCTAAAACTTCTCTCCATTTACCAGACTCTGCATAGTCTTTTATTACCTTATTTCTTTCAATTAAAAAATGCTGCATGTATCTTTTTAGGAAAATAACATCAGCAATTTTTCCAAGAACACCAAGAGGAGAAACATAATGAAAAATATCTTTTACAATTACTTTTTCTTCTTTTAGCTCAAGATAATGTTCATGTCTAAAACTTTTAAAAGCTCCATGGACCATTTCATCAGCAAAAAAAGTTGGTGCTTTAAAATCTGTTATAATAGAAGTTAATTCTTGTGTAAAGCCTAAATGTTTAGCTCGCCAAGTTACTGTTTCATTAAGTGATATTAAACCAGAAGTTTTACCAGAAATTGCTTCTTCTTTAGAGTTTTTTGTAGAAATTTTATGTAAATCAATACTTCTAATTAAATTGAAAACAATATTAATATCTGCTATATTAATAATGGTTTCTAACTGAATTTTTGGCATTACAAAATATCTAAACTTCCTTTACCTTCTCTTATTACTTCCGGATATCCATCTGTAAAATCTATAATTGTAGATCCCAGATTGTCTCCATACCCTCCATCAATCACAATATCTACTAACTTTCTCCATTTTTCAAAGATTAATTCTGGATCTGTAGTATATTCTAAGATTTCATCTTCATCTCTAATAGAGGTAGACACAATTGGGTTGCCCAACGTTTCTACTAAGGCTCTAATAATATTGTTATCTGGAATACGAATACCAACCGTTTTTTTCTTTTTAAACACTTTTGGTAAGTTGTTACTTCCTGGCAAAATAAAGGTATAAGGACCCGGTAATGCTCTCTTAAGTATTTTAAATGTAGCGCTATCAATTTGCTTTACATAATCCGATAAGTGGCTTAAATTGTTGCAAATAAAAGAAAATTTTGCTTTTTCTAATTTAACTCCTTTAATCTGAGCAATTTTTTCTAAAGCTTTATTGTTCGTTATATCGCACCCTAAACCATACACCGTATCTGTGGGGTAAATAACCAAACCGCCACGTTTTAAAACCGCTACAACTTTATCGATTTCTTTTTGGTTTGGGTTCTCATTATATATTTTAATGAATTCTGACATACTATAAATATACAAAAACTCAACTTGATTATCAATCAAGTTGAGTTTTTTTTATGGGAAAATTATTTTTTTTAAGACTTATCTACCATTCTAAATCCTTCTCCATGTATGTTTAAAATCTCTACATGCTCATCTGGTTTTAGATACTTACGAAGTTTTGCAATATACACATCCATACTTCTAGATGTAAAGTAATT
Protein-coding regions in this window:
- a CDS encoding glycosyltransferase family 2 protein; the protein is MKIAIVILNWNGQKLLEQFLPSVINFSSKEADIYIADNASTDSSITYVKENFATVKIIENTTNGGYAKGYNDALQSIDADIYCLLNSDVEVTENWLDPIKTVFKNEENTAIIQPKLLDFKDKTKFEYAGAAGGFIDLYGYPYCRGRIFNQLEKDNGQFNDEATIFWASGACLFIRSKVFHQLGGLDEDYFAHQEEIDLCWRAQNRGFKIKYVGTSTVYHVGGATLQETNPHKTYLNFRNSLLNVVKNVPKRWFLFVLFSRLILDGIAGLKFLIELKPTHTLAIVKAHLSLYKNFFKFLKKRRTLQKKQDYNLHTSIVWQYFALGRKKFDELK
- a CDS encoding SRPBCC family protein, with translation MPKIQLETIINIADINIVFNLIRSIDLHKISTKNSKEEAISGKTSGLISLNETVTWRAKHLGFTQELTSIITDFKAPTFFADEMVHGAFKSFRHEHYLELKEEKVIVKDIFHYVSPLGVLGKIADVIFLKRYMQHFLIERNKVIKDYAESGKWREVLENELL
- a CDS encoding L-threonylcarbamoyladenylate synthase, with protein sequence MSEFIKIYNENPNQKEIDKVVAVLKRGGLVIYPTDTVYGLGCDITNNKALEKIAQIKGVKLEKAKFSFICNNLSHLSDYVKQIDSATFKILKRALPGPYTFILPGSNNLPKVFKKKKTVGIRIPDNNIIRALVETLGNPIVSTSIRDEDEILEYTTDPELIFEKWRKLVDIVIDGGYGDNLGSTIIDFTDGYPEVIREGKGSLDIL